In Aptenodytes patagonicus chromosome 6, bAptPat1.pri.cur, whole genome shotgun sequence, one genomic interval encodes:
- the LOC143161674 gene encoding LOW QUALITY PROTEIN: uncharacterized protein LOC143161674 (The sequence of the model RefSeq protein was modified relative to this genomic sequence to represent the inferred CDS: inserted 1 base in 1 codon): MPAGAGAGPGLPGXGCALAGERRGAGGPGGSARGRAMHKPMEKSQNFRIEALLAEEPARSASPPGLSPGSPAASPGPAGRSDTPSPRAVPAAAPLAPAGFVPKPGLLHLPGPGLGALPALYPPAVYPLPALGSQHPAFAYTGIPHLPPPGAEHLKAAVAGSFPLEHWIRAGMLVPRLSDFHAAPQSGLMGKCRRPRTAFTSQQLLELENQFKLNKYLSRPKRFEVATSLMLTETQVKIWFQNRRMKWKRSRKAKEQGAQAEAEKQRGLSKACEKLLPGEPRGQAAESPEFMGRSPGSGFLHRSTAELGYGPDSSCSGGEEEEEEEEDEMGATERKIGSVL, from the exons ATGCCTGCCGGTGCCGGGGCtggcccggggctgcccg cggGCTGTGCCCTGGCAGGGGAGCGGCGGGGTGCCGGGGGGCCCGGCGGCTCCGCACGGGGCCGGGCCATGCACAAGCCCATGGAGAAGTCCCAAAACTTCCGCATCGAGGCGCTCCTGGCTGAAGAGCCGGCGCGGAGCGCCTCCCcgccggggctgagccccgggagccccgcggcgagccccggccccgccgggcgctCCGACACCCCGTCGCCGCGGGCGGTCCCGGCCGCCGCGCCCCTCGCCCCGGCCGGCTTCGTCCCCAAGCCCGGCTTGCTGCACCTCCCCGGCCCCGGGCTCGGCGCTCTACCGGCCCTCTACCCGCCCGCCGTGTACCCGCTCCCGGCCCTGGGGAGCCAGCACCCCGCTTTCGCCTACACCGGCATCCCCCACCTGCCGCCGCCCGGCGCGGAGCATCTGAAGGCGGCCGTGGCCGGCTCCTTCCCGCTGGAGCACTGGATCCGAGCCGGGATGCTGGTGCCGAGGCTCTCCGACTTCCACG CCGCCCCACAGTCTGGCTTGATGGGGAAGTGCCGTCGGCCCCGCACAGCCTtcaccagccagcagctcctggagctggAGAACCAGTTCAAGCTCAACAAGTACCTGTCCAGACCCAAGCGCTTTGAGGTGGCCACGTCACTGATGCTCACCGAGACGCAG GTGaagatctggttccagaaccgcCGCATGAAGTGGAAGCGGAGCCGCAAAGCCAAGGAGCAGGGGGCTCAGGCAGAGGCTGAGAAGCAACGAGGGCTCAGCAAAGCCTGTGAGAAGCTGCTGCCTGGCGAGCCCCGGGGACAAGCTGCTGAAAGCCCCGAATTCATGGGGCGCAGCCCCGGCTCGGGCTTCCTGCACCGCAGCACCGCTGAGCTGGGCTATGGCCCGGACTCCTCCTGCTCAGGGGgcgaggaggaagaagaagaagaagaggacgagaTGGGTGCCACGGAGAGGAAGATCGGCTCTGTGTTGTGA